Proteins found in one Asterias rubens chromosome 12, eAstRub1.3, whole genome shotgun sequence genomic segment:
- the LOC117297802 gene encoding 39S ribosomal protein L55, mitochondrial-like, which translates to MAAPLLRLLSQETRSTLCQACQRTLWCLDTSSVRWNSNRAVIAKTNRKVYLRQYPTVVVNPDGSTFRIKYDEPRKIIKLPVDVNSLTPDERKLRLQRYQVRKKRDIKDDIKDDADVSDKYRHLWKRK; encoded by the exons ATGGCAGCGCCCTTGCTGAg ACTTCTTTCTCAAGAGACAAGATCCACTCTTTGCCAGGCGTGTCAACGAACGCTGTGGTGTCTTGATACATCATCAGTAAGATGGAATTCCAACAGGGCTGTGATAGCTAAGACAAATCGGAAGGTGTACCTAAGGCAATATCCTACAGTAGTTGTTAACCCTGATGGATCCACTTTCAGGATTAAGTATGACGAGCCCAGGAAGATCATTAAG CTACCCGTTGATGTGAACAGCTTGACCCCTGACGAGCGAAAACTTCGCCTCCAGCGTTACCAGGTGCGGAAGAAGCGAGACATCAAAGATGACATTAAGGATGACGCGGACGTATCGGATAAATACAGACATCTTTGGAAGAGGAAGTGA
- the LOC117297330 gene encoding spermatogenesis-associated protein 6-like isoform X1 produces MPHKALKVTVDLTIQAVTCPGTVLRERDDVYISIHFLGFQKRTLCLPPIFPLLFHQVIRFEKTFVNCIDPAHLSLLLEDERILVELIQLSEDYSADGTVLAHFYEDAKDFLYPQNALIPAYADSEREVLMQRSIWFSGISPKLEFSCSTTVRDCSTARHDRYQELSAQTSMSDNDFLAVSTERKPRRRTRTKSYGDSTISWRSKSPSRKKPNRLSSTSIEDRPPFIMKRENSHNRAASPGKSVSFNTTPSRPVSAPPPINGLSLSRSRSPKRKMASSKSSYISENDCRICTIFKRYYGRSYWGHRKNFHPNHGVKIRPYKDSDTLVDEAEMWLNRASHSEISDDTQDLLDRMNDLTLSRRTMDPTPGLDVSYGRLPYSPRLSRSRSRSPSPRARTRSLSPITLSPRLRSRSPSPVLVRRSLRDRFDESSVDLDTSKVIHRRVRKALEHNLLSSDSDISSVTSEEALADLSASLRSENRESLRRSLLESDRSVSVHIDNGDHWSTRSQEFTGKSHRELFDDTMGKIYKRLYRNIKE; encoded by the exons GTTACATGCCCAGGTACCGTCCTTCGAGAGAGAGATGACGTCTACATCAGTATCCACTTCTTGGGATTTCAGAAGAGAACGTTGTGTCTGCCACCGATCTTCCCTCTTCTCTTTCATCAAGTCATTCGGTTTGAGAAG ACATTTGTGAACTGCATCGACCCCGCCCACTTATCCCTTCTCCTTGAGGATGAGCGCATCTTGGTGGAGCTGATCCAGCTCAGCGAGGATTACAGTGCGGATGGAACGGTGCTGGCTCACTTCTACGAGGACGCCAAAGATTTCTTATATCCACAAAACGCTTTGATTCCTGCATATGCCGACTCTGAGAGGGAGGTGTTGATGCAGAGGTCAATTTGGTTTAGT GGTATATCCCCCAAATTGGAGTTCTCCTGTAGTACCACAGTCAGAGATTGCAGCACGGCCCGCCACGATCGATACCAAGAGCTGTCCGCCCAGACGTCAATGTCAGACAATGACTTCCTGGCCGTCTCAACTGAACGCAAACCTCGAAGGAGAACAAG aaCCAAGAGCTACGGAGATTCTACCATATCCTGGAGGAGCAAATCTCcgtcaagaaaaaaaccaaacagGCTCAGTAGCACATCTATTGAAGACCGACCACCATTTATCATGAAACGA GAGAACTCACATAATCGTGCAGCATCCCCGGGTAAATCAGTTTCCTTCAATACCACACCCTCCAGACCTGTGTCAGCACCCCCACCAATAAATGGACTATCCTTGTCAAGATCAAGAAGCCCCAAGAGGAAGATGGCTTCATCAAAATCAA GTTATATATCAGAGAATGATTGCAGAATTTGTACGATCTTCAAGCGATACTACGGCAGGAGTTACTGGGGCCACAGAAAGAATTTCCACCCTAACCACGGCGTCAAAATACGACCCTACAAG GATTCAGATACTTTGGTTGATGAGGCTGAAATGTGGCTCAACCGAGCGTCTCATTCTGAGATCAGTGATGACACTCAAG aTCTTCTTGACAGAATGAATGATTTGACATTGAGTCGGAGAACAATGGATCCAACCCCAGGTCTGGATGTGTCCTACGGGCGCTTGCCATACTCCCCTCGACtctcaagatcaagatcaagatcacCCTCCCCAAGAGCAAG GACGAGATCCCTGAGCCCAATAACCCTGTCTCCACGTCTGCGATCACGTTCCCCAAGCCCTGTTCTGGTACGGCGTTCTTTGAGGGACAGATTTGACGAGAGTTCTGTTGATCTGGACACGTCTAAAGTGATCCATAGACGAGTCCGAAAAGCGCTTGAACACAACTTG CTTTCATCCGATTCAGATATTTCTTCTGTCACCTCTGAGGAGGCTCTGGCTGACCTTTCAGCATCGCTGCGAAGCGAAAACAGAGAATCTTTAAGACGATCATTACTGGAGTCCGATAGGAG TGTGTCAGTGCACATAGACAACGGCGATCACTGGTCGACCAGAAGTCAAGAATTCACCGGCAAATCTCATCGTGAGTTATTTGATGATACTATGGGAAAGATTTACAAGCGTCTGTACAGAAACATCAAGGAGTAG
- the LOC117297330 gene encoding spermatogenesis-associated protein 6-like isoform X2 has product MPHKALKVTVDLTIQAVTCPGTVLRERDDVYISIHFLGFQKRTLCLPPIFPLLFHQVIRFEKTFVNCIDPAHLSLLLEDERILVELIQLSEDYSADGTVLAHFYEDAKDFLYPQNALIPAYADSEREVLMQRSIWFSGISPKLEFSCSTTVRDCSTARHDRYQELSAQTSMSDNDFLAVSTERKPRRRTRTKSYGDSTISWRSKSPSRKKPNRLSSTSIEDRPPFIMKRENSHNRAASPGKSVSFNTTPSRPVSAPPPINGLSLSRSRSPKRKMASSKSSYISENDCRICTIFKRYYGRSYWGHRKNFHPNHGVKIRPYKDSDTLVDEAEMWLNRASHSEISDDTQDLLDRMNDLTLSRRTMDPTPGLDVSYGRLPYSPRLSRSRSRSPSPRARTRSLSPITLSPRLRSRSPSPVLVRRSLRDRFDESSVDLDTSKVIHRRVRKALEHNLLSSDSDISSVTSEEALADLSASLRSENRESLRRSLLESDRRYLGL; this is encoded by the exons GTTACATGCCCAGGTACCGTCCTTCGAGAGAGAGATGACGTCTACATCAGTATCCACTTCTTGGGATTTCAGAAGAGAACGTTGTGTCTGCCACCGATCTTCCCTCTTCTCTTTCATCAAGTCATTCGGTTTGAGAAG ACATTTGTGAACTGCATCGACCCCGCCCACTTATCCCTTCTCCTTGAGGATGAGCGCATCTTGGTGGAGCTGATCCAGCTCAGCGAGGATTACAGTGCGGATGGAACGGTGCTGGCTCACTTCTACGAGGACGCCAAAGATTTCTTATATCCACAAAACGCTTTGATTCCTGCATATGCCGACTCTGAGAGGGAGGTGTTGATGCAGAGGTCAATTTGGTTTAGT GGTATATCCCCCAAATTGGAGTTCTCCTGTAGTACCACAGTCAGAGATTGCAGCACGGCCCGCCACGATCGATACCAAGAGCTGTCCGCCCAGACGTCAATGTCAGACAATGACTTCCTGGCCGTCTCAACTGAACGCAAACCTCGAAGGAGAACAAG aaCCAAGAGCTACGGAGATTCTACCATATCCTGGAGGAGCAAATCTCcgtcaagaaaaaaaccaaacagGCTCAGTAGCACATCTATTGAAGACCGACCACCATTTATCATGAAACGA GAGAACTCACATAATCGTGCAGCATCCCCGGGTAAATCAGTTTCCTTCAATACCACACCCTCCAGACCTGTGTCAGCACCCCCACCAATAAATGGACTATCCTTGTCAAGATCAAGAAGCCCCAAGAGGAAGATGGCTTCATCAAAATCAA GTTATATATCAGAGAATGATTGCAGAATTTGTACGATCTTCAAGCGATACTACGGCAGGAGTTACTGGGGCCACAGAAAGAATTTCCACCCTAACCACGGCGTCAAAATACGACCCTACAAG GATTCAGATACTTTGGTTGATGAGGCTGAAATGTGGCTCAACCGAGCGTCTCATTCTGAGATCAGTGATGACACTCAAG aTCTTCTTGACAGAATGAATGATTTGACATTGAGTCGGAGAACAATGGATCCAACCCCAGGTCTGGATGTGTCCTACGGGCGCTTGCCATACTCCCCTCGACtctcaagatcaagatcaagatcacCCTCCCCAAGAGCAAG GACGAGATCCCTGAGCCCAATAACCCTGTCTCCACGTCTGCGATCACGTTCCCCAAGCCCTGTTCTGGTACGGCGTTCTTTGAGGGACAGATTTGACGAGAGTTCTGTTGATCTGGACACGTCTAAAGTGATCCATAGACGAGTCCGAAAAGCGCTTGAACACAACTTG CTTTCATCCGATTCAGATATTTCTTCTGTCACCTCTGAGGAGGCTCTGGCTGACCTTTCAGCATCGCTGCGAAGCGAAAACAGAGAATCTTTAAGACGATCATTACTGGAGTCCGATAGGAGGTACTTGGGCCTCTGA